One genomic region from Ornithinicoccus hortensis encodes:
- a CDS encoding pyridoxamine 5'-phosphate oxidase family protein: MSEPTTHLDARYGDATAPLPWARTQQLFATAELYWLSTVRRDGRPHVTPLIGVWHDRSFYFCTGQEEQKCRNLLDDPGVSVTTGSNTWSSGTDVVLEGSAAQVTDQYELAEVSAAYLAKYGEDWRFEVHDEGGFVGGGREGIEEDETEPLALVFRVPPEKVIAFTKDPHGQTTHDFA; this comes from the coding sequence ATGAGCGAGCCCACCACGCACCTGGACGCCCGCTACGGGGACGCCACCGCACCCCTTCCCTGGGCGCGGACGCAGCAGCTGTTCGCGACCGCGGAGCTCTACTGGTTGAGCACCGTCCGCCGTGACGGCCGGCCGCACGTCACGCCGCTGATCGGCGTGTGGCACGACCGTTCCTTCTACTTCTGCACCGGCCAGGAGGAGCAGAAGTGCCGCAACCTGCTCGACGACCCCGGGGTCTCGGTCACCACCGGCAGCAACACCTGGTCGTCCGGCACCGACGTCGTCCTGGAGGGCAGCGCGGCGCAGGTCACCGACCAGTACGAGCTGGCCGAGGTGTCGGCCGCCTACCTGGCCAAGTACGGCGAGGACTGGCGGTTCGAGGTGCACGACGAGGGCGGCTTCGTCGGCGGCGGCCGGGAGGGGATCGAGGAGGACGAGACCGAGCCGCTCGCGCTGGTCTTCCGGGTGCCACCGGAGAAGGTCATCGCCTTCACCAAGGACCCGCACGGGCAGACCACGCACGACTTCGCCTGA
- a CDS encoding GNAT family N-acetyltransferase: MTEPDVDALGAAARAQARDAAEALGLAVSPAHDVGDARELLATFNRIWDVAHESDVMDLGSVVALTHSGNYVGLAHLAGRLIGGGVGFCGPPGAGFHSHVVGVDPAAGGKGVGRAIKLDQRAWCLERGITAMRWTYDPLVSRNAAFNIRKLGAVPESYHEDFYGPMNDAINSGQPSDRMVLRWDLTRDLPAGTGDRAPLPGEPADGIPAVVAVASGDGEPGDFTAPPADHTGEVLIGVPPDIEGLRRRDRDLAARWRMVTREAFGALIGHGWQVTDFRPGHYVLRRDGTPMSREGTP, encoded by the coding sequence ATGACGGAACCGGACGTGGACGCCCTGGGTGCTGCTGCGCGGGCGCAGGCGAGGGATGCGGCCGAGGCGTTGGGGCTGGCGGTGTCGCCCGCCCACGACGTCGGGGACGCCCGTGAGCTCCTGGCCACGTTCAACCGGATCTGGGACGTCGCCCACGAGTCGGACGTGATGGACCTGGGCAGCGTCGTGGCGCTGACCCACTCGGGCAACTACGTGGGCCTGGCCCACCTGGCCGGTCGGCTGATCGGTGGGGGTGTCGGCTTCTGCGGGCCACCGGGTGCGGGCTTCCACTCCCACGTGGTGGGCGTCGATCCCGCCGCCGGGGGCAAGGGTGTGGGCCGGGCCATCAAGCTGGACCAGCGGGCCTGGTGCCTGGAGCGCGGCATCACCGCGATGCGCTGGACCTACGACCCGCTCGTGTCCCGCAACGCCGCCTTCAACATCCGCAAGCTCGGGGCGGTGCCGGAGTCCTACCACGAGGACTTCTACGGGCCGATGAACGACGCCATCAACTCCGGGCAGCCCTCGGACCGGATGGTGCTGCGCTGGGACCTCACCCGGGACCTGCCCGCCGGGACCGGCGACCGGGCGCCGCTCCCGGGGGAGCCGGCTGACGGCATACCTGCAGTCGTCGCGGTCGCCAGCGGTGACGGCGAGCCCGGAGACTTCACCGCGCCCCCCGCGGACCACACCGGCGAGGTACTGATCGGGGTGCCGCCGGACATCGAGGGACTGCGCCGCCGGGACCGCGACCTGGCCGCCCGGTGGCGGATGGTGACCCGCGAGGCCTTCGGCGCCCTGATCGGTCACGGCTGGCAGGTCACGGACTTCCGGCCCGGCCACTACGTCCTGCGCCGGGACGGAACCCCCATGAGTCGGGAAGGAACCCCATGA
- a CDS encoding S1 family peptidase, giving the protein MRTTQLQALTTTALLAGALVVPAAASASETGARSDANASIVWVDVEFPATVEVPWEDGTSTLYSTDVLALCTGFFVSDDGEIVTASHCVEADATTERAAVGQVAGDLQQEGYDLSHLDLATLDWAVGIGEPTAYVGQPTGIADGIFSGSDSMIAQIVDSQGFAKGDNALLRVADLADSPALPISEDTPVVGDPVTSIGFAGSVSDVSDYRRQLPSYKFGTVSSRQYTTKGVPNTEIDAAVTGGMSGGPTLDESGAVIGVNSFGIHGESQPFNFVTDTETLRDFLTRNGVDVAEAAAPSEETATAAEVAVTVPQEGTGHVATDQGSLPGAAADGGAADTATPVSLSDGPAAPPAAADEAGLPAVAWASIGLAGLLLLLGGGLGGRYLARSRSAA; this is encoded by the coding sequence ATGCGCACCACCCAGCTCCAGGCCCTGACCACCACCGCGCTCCTCGCCGGAGCCCTCGTCGTCCCGGCTGCCGCCTCGGCGTCCGAGACCGGGGCCCGCTCCGACGCGAACGCCTCGATCGTCTGGGTCGACGTCGAGTTCCCCGCGACCGTCGAGGTCCCGTGGGAGGACGGCACGTCGACGCTCTACAGCACGGACGTGCTGGCCCTGTGCACCGGGTTCTTCGTCAGCGACGATGGCGAGATCGTCACCGCCAGCCACTGCGTCGAGGCCGATGCCACCACCGAGCGGGCCGCGGTCGGCCAGGTGGCCGGCGACCTCCAGCAGGAGGGTTACGACCTCAGCCACCTGGACCTGGCCACCCTGGACTGGGCGGTGGGGATCGGCGAGCCCACGGCATACGTCGGACAACCCACCGGCATCGCCGACGGCATCTTCAGCGGGTCCGACTCGATGATCGCCCAGATCGTGGACTCCCAGGGCTTCGCCAAGGGCGACAACGCGCTCCTGCGGGTGGCCGACCTGGCCGACAGCCCCGCACTGCCGATCAGCGAGGACACCCCCGTGGTCGGCGACCCGGTCACCTCCATCGGTTTCGCCGGCAGCGTCTCGGACGTATCGGACTACCGGCGCCAGCTCCCCTCCTACAAGTTCGGCACCGTCAGCTCCCGGCAGTACACCACCAAGGGCGTGCCGAACACCGAGATCGACGCCGCGGTCACCGGTGGCATGTCGGGTGGCCCGACGCTGGACGAGTCCGGCGCGGTGATCGGCGTCAACTCCTTCGGCATCCACGGCGAGAGCCAGCCGTTCAACTTCGTCACCGACACCGAGACGCTGCGCGACTTCCTCACCCGCAACGGCGTGGACGTGGCCGAGGCCGCCGCACCGAGCGAGGAGACCGCCACTGCTGCCGAGGTCGCGGTGACAGTGCCGCAGGAAGGAACCGGACACGTGGCTACCGACCAGGGCAGCCTCCCCGGCGCGGCGGCGGACGGCGGCGCTGCCGACACGGCCACCCCGGTGAGCCTCTCCGACGGTCCGGCCGCCCCGCCCGCGGCGGCGGACGAGGCCGGTCTGCCCGCGGTCGCCTGGGCCTCGATCGGCCTGGCCGGGCTGCTGCTCCTGCTCGGTGGCGGGCTGGGCGGACGCTACCTCGCCCGGTCCAGGTCGGCCGCCTGA
- a CDS encoding glycosyltransferase family 39 protein → MGSQAEGRGTAGVPRGVWLTAVLVVAGLVVVAGRYGFHRDELYFIEGGRHPGWAQPDNPMLIPLLAASWHDLVGGHLWAFRVLPAVATGVTVVLAALTCRQLGGAPRAQVVAAAGTALTGVILGTGHLFSITTFDVMMTALVVLLLVRAVGAVPQRIGPWLWTGLAAGVALEVKVLPGLVLLSCLVGMLLAGPRRPLRGPGPWLAGALALVLAAPNLLWQAAHGWPMLEVAANIAAGGSASSADRWLVAPMHLLMAGPVAGFLIVVGVVALLGTARLRAWRWLGIAYLVLLLIVVVTGGKPYYVAGLFPALVAVGAMQLPAWVERLLDRPARAVAVALVVSVPTACFALPLAPVGSPVFRIAQAVNPDGAETVGWPGYVGLVTDVAAQVPEDERPHTVVLTRNYGEAGALDRARRLAPGGTGGDGAPGWLPPVYSGHNAYGSWGPPPEDARTVIVVGRLDPDEEARWFAGTCQQVTTVRSPAGVDNEEDGAPIRRCQLGDQGWVAIWDEVARFG, encoded by the coding sequence ATGGGGTCGCAGGCAGAGGGGAGGGGCACCGCGGGAGTTCCCCGCGGGGTCTGGCTGACGGCCGTCCTGGTCGTGGCCGGCCTCGTGGTGGTCGCCGGTCGCTACGGCTTCCACCGCGACGAGCTCTACTTCATCGAGGGCGGTCGGCACCCGGGGTGGGCCCAGCCGGACAACCCGATGCTCATCCCGCTCCTGGCCGCGTCCTGGCACGACCTGGTCGGTGGTCACCTGTGGGCGTTCCGCGTGCTCCCGGCCGTGGCGACCGGGGTCACGGTGGTGCTGGCGGCCCTGACCTGCCGACAGCTCGGGGGAGCGCCACGCGCGCAGGTCGTGGCCGCCGCCGGGACGGCGCTCACCGGGGTGATCCTGGGCACCGGCCACCTGTTCTCGATCACCACCTTCGACGTGATGATGACCGCACTCGTGGTCCTGCTGCTGGTCCGGGCGGTCGGGGCGGTGCCCCAGCGGATCGGACCCTGGCTCTGGACCGGACTGGCGGCCGGGGTGGCGCTGGAGGTCAAGGTGCTGCCGGGATTGGTCCTGCTCAGCTGCCTGGTCGGCATGCTGCTCGCCGGGCCGCGTCGCCCGCTGCGCGGGCCCGGACCCTGGCTCGCCGGGGCGCTCGCCCTGGTGCTGGCCGCGCCGAACCTGCTCTGGCAGGCGGCGCACGGCTGGCCGATGCTGGAGGTGGCCGCCAACATCGCCGCCGGGGGTTCGGCGTCCTCGGCCGACCGCTGGCTCGTGGCGCCGATGCACCTGCTCATGGCCGGACCCGTGGCGGGGTTCCTCATCGTGGTGGGCGTCGTGGCCCTCCTCGGCACGGCGCGCCTGCGTGCGTGGCGCTGGCTCGGGATCGCCTACCTCGTCCTGCTGCTCATCGTCGTCGTGACGGGAGGCAAGCCCTACTATGTCGCCGGCCTGTTCCCGGCGCTCGTGGCGGTCGGTGCGATGCAGCTGCCCGCCTGGGTCGAGCGCCTGCTGGACCGGCCCGCACGGGCCGTGGCGGTCGCCCTGGTCGTCTCCGTCCCCACCGCCTGCTTCGCGTTGCCGTTGGCGCCGGTGGGGTCGCCGGTGTTCCGGATCGCCCAGGCCGTGAACCCGGACGGCGCGGAGACGGTGGGCTGGCCCGGCTACGTCGGGCTGGTCACCGACGTCGCCGCGCAGGTCCCCGAGGACGAGCGGCCCCACACGGTCGTCCTGACCCGCAACTACGGCGAGGCGGGGGCGCTGGACCGCGCCCGACGGCTGGCGCCCGGAGGGACCGGCGGCGACGGTGCGCCCGGCTGGCTTCCCCCGGTCTACTCCGGTCACAACGCCTATGGCAGCTGGGGCCCGCCGCCGGAGGATGCCCGCACCGTGATCGTGGTGGGCCGGCTCGACCCCGACGAGGAGGCGCGCTGGTTCGCCGGCACGTGCCAGCAGGTCACCACGGTGCGGAGCCCGGCGGGAGTGGACAACGAGGAGGACGGTGCACCGATCCGCCGGTGCCAGCTGGGTGACCAGGGGTGGGTCGCGATCTGGGACGAGGTCGCCCGGTTCGGCTGA
- a CDS encoding LuxR C-terminal-related transcriptional regulator, protein MPDLPLRGRSQALADLNRLLDLPGRRVLTLTGLPGVGKSRLARELVTQRREGPSRVVVVETDQVYEAGLLERRIRAAVGIPGATPPAPSARAGRGTGTDPPPVETILLVDDAHRAPETGDTLRTLTRARPDLRVVVTARAPLYIPRETVFRVAPFTAPHPAAGTGTAVEDLAAQPAVQMFLDVADATGISIGTGDGALTAVAEICALVGGLPLAIELAAARSAAFSPTSLLHLLRDHPHKSVLGRVPGGAPDHDLFDAIAWTESLLSPQQRTLLHRLTAFRSPVPVDAVTQVTGVSNVVEGLSALVDMHLVQADHTDGATRFSLHPLVREHAVEQLKQVAPEEIEELHSAHIRWALGFTLPLSGARTGSQFLRSTDHLRPVGPDLRLALHRALDREDAPSAVRLALGLAPYWFSRGAPPGHTHLLARVRELPGFPAIPAGLRALLAGWHGLLLAETAETADAVQHTLTDLLGAVDLARATGPETLLRVLGLTLRAARFAEDREAVAPLCAEGRELARTLGWEVTLARFEVWSGMLAHQGADLDEAHRWGVSAYRLAQRLDDPSVFLVACGFLRSLPGGADLVPDLPAYEELLSLARRTGNRHAQAWIQPLAALDAIGAGDLPAAADLAAEVIRMGRSAEAWGWCGIPIVCLARIAALRRETEQEARFHGMLAVHLPVLRPSVPPWTQRAYEQALEVCRERGGATFDAAFLAGASLTHRSAAEEALAYAATVARSSTGHEPPAPAEQPVDGAPARRPTPRTSSLLTSREQEVLALLTAGGTNKEISAALGISPKTVMHHTSNIYRKLEVRGRAQAVAWQLRAAQHEGAGDTAPPTPPPTARR, encoded by the coding sequence ATGCCGGATCTCCCCCTCCGTGGGCGCTCCCAGGCACTCGCCGATCTGAACCGACTGCTCGACCTCCCCGGACGCCGGGTGCTGACGCTCACCGGACTCCCCGGGGTGGGCAAGTCCCGCCTGGCCAGGGAGCTGGTCACGCAGCGCCGCGAGGGCCCCTCGCGGGTGGTCGTGGTGGAGACGGACCAGGTCTACGAGGCCGGCCTGCTGGAGCGGCGGATCCGCGCGGCCGTGGGCATCCCCGGCGCGACCCCACCCGCTCCCTCCGCGCGTGCCGGCAGGGGCACCGGCACAGACCCACCCCCGGTCGAGACGATCCTGCTGGTCGACGACGCCCACCGGGCCCCCGAGACCGGGGACACCCTGCGCACGCTGACCAGGGCCCGGCCCGACCTGCGGGTCGTGGTCACCGCCCGAGCCCCCCTGTACATCCCGCGGGAGACGGTCTTCCGGGTCGCCCCGTTCACCGCTCCGCACCCCGCCGCGGGCACCGGGACGGCGGTCGAGGACCTGGCCGCCCAGCCCGCGGTCCAGATGTTCCTCGACGTGGCCGACGCCACCGGCATCTCCATCGGCACCGGGGACGGCGCCCTCACTGCCGTGGCCGAGATCTGCGCGCTCGTCGGCGGGCTGCCGTTGGCCATCGAGCTCGCCGCCGCCCGCTCCGCGGCGTTCTCCCCCACCAGCCTGCTCCACCTGCTGCGCGACCACCCGCACAAGAGCGTGCTCGGCCGGGTCCCCGGCGGGGCCCCCGACCACGACCTGTTCGACGCCATCGCCTGGACCGAGTCCCTGCTCAGCCCGCAACAGCGCACCCTGTTGCACCGGCTGACCGCCTTCCGCAGCCCGGTCCCGGTGGACGCGGTGACCCAGGTCACCGGGGTCAGCAACGTCGTCGAGGGACTGTCCGCCCTGGTCGACATGCACCTGGTGCAGGCGGACCACACGGACGGGGCGACCCGGTTCTCCCTGCACCCCCTGGTCCGCGAGCACGCCGTGGAGCAACTGAAGCAGGTGGCGCCGGAGGAGATCGAGGAGCTGCACTCGGCACACATCCGGTGGGCCCTGGGATTCACCCTCCCGTTGAGCGGGGCACGCACCGGCAGCCAGTTCCTCAGATCGACCGACCACCTGCGCCCGGTCGGACCCGACCTGCGCCTGGCGCTGCACCGGGCGCTGGACCGCGAGGACGCACCGTCAGCCGTCCGGCTGGCCCTCGGCCTGGCGCCCTACTGGTTCAGCCGGGGAGCCCCGCCCGGCCACACCCACCTGCTGGCCCGGGTCCGGGAGCTGCCCGGCTTCCCCGCGATCCCGGCCGGGCTGCGCGCCCTCCTGGCCGGCTGGCACGGGCTGCTCCTGGCGGAGACCGCCGAGACCGCGGACGCGGTGCAGCACACCCTGACCGACCTGCTCGGGGCCGTGGACCTGGCCCGCGCCACGGGCCCAGAGACGTTGCTGCGGGTGCTGGGCCTGACGCTGCGCGCCGCCCGGTTCGCCGAGGACCGTGAGGCGGTCGCACCGCTGTGCGCCGAAGGACGCGAGCTGGCCCGCACCCTGGGCTGGGAGGTCACCCTGGCCCGGTTCGAGGTGTGGAGCGGCATGCTCGCCCACCAGGGCGCGGACCTGGACGAGGCGCACCGGTGGGGTGTCTCGGCCTATCGGCTGGCCCAGCGGCTGGACGACCCCTCGGTCTTCCTCGTGGCCTGCGGCTTCCTGCGCTCGCTCCCCGGTGGCGCCGACCTGGTGCCCGACCTGCCGGCATACGAGGAGTTGCTCTCGCTGGCCCGCCGGACCGGCAACCGGCACGCCCAGGCCTGGATCCAACCGCTGGCCGCGCTCGACGCGATCGGGGCGGGCGACCTGCCCGCGGCCGCCGACCTGGCCGCCGAGGTGATCCGGATGGGTCGGTCCGCGGAGGCCTGGGGCTGGTGCGGCATCCCGATCGTCTGCCTGGCCCGGATCGCCGCGCTGCGGAGGGAGACCGAGCAGGAGGCCCGCTTCCACGGCATGCTCGCCGTGCACCTTCCGGTGCTGCGCCCCAGCGTCCCGCCGTGGACGCAGCGCGCCTACGAGCAGGCGCTCGAGGTCTGCCGCGAGCGCGGCGGAGCCACCTTCGACGCGGCCTTCCTGGCCGGCGCGAGCCTGACCCACCGGTCGGCCGCCGAGGAAGCCCTGGCGTATGCCGCCACCGTGGCCCGGTCCTCGACCGGCCACGAACCCCCGGCCCCTGCGGAGCAGCCGGTCGACGGGGCCCCGGCCCGCCGGCCCACCCCGCGCACCTCGTCCCTGCTCACCTCCCGCGAGCAGGAGGTGCTCGCGCTGCTGACCGCGGGAGGCACGAACAAGGAGATCTCGGCGGCGCTCGGCATCAGCCCCAAGACCGTGATGCACCACACGTCGAACATCTACCGCAAGCTGGAGGTCCGTGGCCGCGCCCAGGCGGTCGCCTGGCAGCTGCGTGCCGCCCAGCACGAGGGCGCCGGTGACACCGCACCCCCGACACCCCCACCGACGGCACGCCGGTAG
- a CDS encoding 2-keto-4-pentenoate hydratase has product MTRPATRWPRMLVLVGALALFAVNLSVLTLVYGVFAPVAFAVAAAQAGALLLSVDRPREATGWAVSAGFATALLTVGDAPLPWPVPAVGVVTQVVLVVVIGGLRRVGAPVGRGAHTMLDEQATKQAFKTLWAAHEGGYTVDGIPEEVRPRTRAEGYAVQAHFAGETAAVAGWKIAATSQAGQDHLQVDGPLAGRVLSERLLEPGQPVPLDGNFMNLAELEYAFRMVTDLPPRDTAYSEQEVLDAAGELLLSWEIPSTRFDAVETVGEAQLIADNACGFHLVVQPAADQDWKGVDLAAETPSATHSSGLVHDGAGHRVLGGPVPALTWLVNELSGHGITLEAGQLVTTGTCAVPMPIAPGDSVTGDYGRFGSLTVTFC; this is encoded by the coding sequence ATGACCAGACCCGCGACCAGGTGGCCCAGGATGCTCGTGCTGGTGGGCGCGCTGGCCCTGTTCGCCGTGAACCTGTCGGTGCTCACCCTCGTGTATGGCGTGTTCGCGCCGGTGGCGTTCGCGGTCGCCGCGGCCCAGGCCGGGGCCCTCCTGCTGTCCGTCGACCGGCCGCGCGAGGCCACCGGGTGGGCGGTGTCGGCGGGGTTCGCCACCGCCCTGCTCACTGTCGGGGACGCGCCGCTGCCCTGGCCGGTGCCCGCCGTCGGAGTGGTCACGCAGGTGGTGCTCGTCGTGGTCATCGGCGGGCTTCGTAGAGTGGGGGCACCCGTCGGAAGAGGAGCCCACACGATGCTGGACGAGCAGGCGACGAAGCAGGCCTTCAAGACGCTGTGGGCCGCCCACGAGGGCGGCTACACGGTCGACGGCATCCCGGAGGAGGTGCGCCCCCGCACCCGCGCCGAGGGGTATGCCGTGCAGGCCCACTTCGCCGGGGAGACCGCCGCGGTGGCCGGGTGGAAGATCGCGGCCACCTCCCAGGCCGGCCAGGACCACCTGCAGGTCGACGGGCCGCTGGCCGGACGGGTCCTGTCCGAGCGGCTGCTGGAGCCGGGGCAGCCGGTGCCGCTGGACGGCAACTTCATGAACCTGGCCGAGCTCGAGTACGCCTTCCGGATGGTGACCGACCTCCCGCCGCGGGACACGGCATACAGCGAGCAGGAGGTGCTCGACGCGGCCGGGGAGCTGCTGCTGTCCTGGGAGATCCCGAGCACCCGCTTCGACGCGGTCGAGACGGTGGGGGAGGCCCAGCTCATCGCGGACAACGCGTGCGGTTTCCACCTCGTGGTGCAGCCGGCGGCCGACCAGGACTGGAAGGGTGTCGACCTGGCCGCGGAGACCCCGAGCGCCACGCACAGCTCCGGCCTGGTGCATGACGGTGCCGGCCACCGGGTGCTCGGGGGCCCGGTCCCGGCCCTGACCTGGCTGGTGAACGAGCTGTCCGGTCACGGCATCACCCTGGAGGCCGGGCAGCTGGTCACGACCGGCACCTGCGCCGTCCCGATGCCGATCGCGCCCGGCGACTCGGTCACCGGCGACTACGGACGGTTCGGCTCGCTGACGGTGACCTTCTGCTGA
- the menC gene encoding o-succinylbenzoate synthase: MRLRRLTLHTVRLPLVSPFTTSFATETEKETYLVEAVLDTPAGEFTGWGECVAMAEPLYSSEFLTGAVEVTRRWLAPTLFAVEDLTAETVGHHLRPVVGHPMAKAAVEMAVLDAQLRSQDRSFGSYLGVVRASVPSGVSVGIQDDEATLLRVVADYLEQGYARIKLKIRPGTDLGPVAAVRREFGPDLPFQVDANSAYTLADAGHLRRLDEFGLILIEQPLGESDLRQHAELARVLDTPVCLDESIDSAEAAADAISMGAASIINIKPGRVGGYLEARRIHDLARAHGIAVWCGGMLETGVGRAANAALAALPGFNLVGDISGSNRFYEEDLTEEIVMHDGVVDVPTGPGFGVTVDPAKLARFTESVEELRAP, encoded by the coding sequence ATGAGACTTCGTCGGCTGACCCTGCACACCGTGCGGCTGCCCCTGGTGAGCCCGTTCACCACCTCGTTCGCGACCGAGACCGAGAAGGAGACCTACCTGGTCGAGGCGGTGCTGGACACCCCCGCGGGGGAGTTCACCGGGTGGGGTGAGTGCGTGGCGATGGCCGAGCCGCTCTACTCCTCGGAGTTCCTGACCGGGGCCGTCGAGGTCACCCGCCGCTGGCTCGCGCCCACCCTGTTCGCGGTGGAGGACCTCACGGCCGAGACGGTCGGCCACCACCTACGGCCCGTCGTCGGGCACCCGATGGCCAAGGCGGCTGTGGAGATGGCGGTGCTCGACGCGCAGCTGCGCTCGCAGGACCGCTCGTTCGGCTCCTACCTGGGCGTGGTGCGGGCCAGCGTGCCCTCCGGGGTGTCGGTGGGCATCCAGGACGACGAGGCGACCCTGCTCCGGGTGGTCGCCGACTACCTGGAGCAGGGGTATGCCCGGATCAAACTCAAGATCAGGCCCGGGACCGACCTGGGCCCGGTCGCCGCGGTGCGGCGCGAGTTCGGTCCCGACCTGCCGTTCCAGGTGGACGCCAACTCCGCCTACACGCTGGCCGACGCGGGGCACCTGCGGCGGCTCGACGAGTTCGGCCTGATCCTGATCGAGCAGCCGCTGGGGGAGTCCGACCTCCGGCAGCACGCGGAGCTTGCCAGGGTGCTGGACACCCCGGTCTGCCTGGACGAGTCGATCGACTCGGCGGAGGCCGCCGCGGACGCCATCTCGATGGGGGCCGCCTCGATCATCAACATCAAGCCCGGCCGGGTCGGGGGATACCTGGAGGCACGCCGGATCCACGACCTGGCGCGGGCGCACGGGATCGCGGTGTGGTGCGGCGGGATGCTCGAGACGGGCGTCGGCCGCGCGGCGAACGCCGCACTGGCCGCGCTGCCCGGGTTCAACCTCGTCGGCGACATCTCCGGGTCGAACCGGTTCTACGAGGAGGACCTCACCGAGGAGATCGTGATGCACGACGGGGTGGTCGACGTGCCGACCGGCCCGGGGTTCGGGGTGACCGTCGACCCGGCGAAGCTCGCCCGGTTCACCGAGTCGGTCGAGGAGCTCCGCGCGCCCTGA
- a CDS encoding methionine ABC transporter ATP-binding protein: MITVSHVSKTFPATRRNEAVHAVDDVSLHVERGQVMGIVGPSGSGKSTLARCLNLLERPDQGSVVIDNQELTTLEGAQLNRARRRIGMIFQQFNLLDSRTALGNVELPLELAGTGRAERRARATALLERVGLGDKLHHHPAQLSGGQRQRVAIARALAPSPSVLLCDEATSALDSVSTDSVLALIRELTEELGLTTVLITHEMDVVKKVCDAVILLEGGRVVDRGLISEVLSRPDSPLATRLLPPLSPVDDPDLVDLTVGGPGSDAIVADLVREFGVGVAVVGGSVEDLGGVRFGRLRLRLDGDPALVAAARAWVAEERTREDLTTEGVAR, translated from the coding sequence GTGATCACCGTCAGCCACGTCTCCAAGACGTTCCCCGCCACGCGCCGGAACGAGGCCGTGCACGCCGTCGACGACGTCAGCCTCCATGTCGAGCGGGGCCAGGTGATGGGCATCGTCGGCCCGTCCGGGTCCGGCAAGTCCACCCTGGCCCGCTGCCTCAACCTGCTGGAGCGCCCCGACCAGGGATCGGTCGTCATCGACAACCAGGAACTCACCACGCTGGAGGGTGCTCAGCTCAACCGGGCCCGGCGCCGGATCGGGATGATCTTCCAACAGTTCAACCTGCTCGACTCGCGCACCGCCCTCGGCAACGTCGAGCTCCCGCTGGAGCTCGCCGGGACCGGCCGGGCGGAGCGGCGGGCCCGGGCCACCGCCCTGCTGGAGCGGGTGGGCCTGGGCGACAAGCTCCACCACCACCCCGCCCAGCTGTCCGGTGGGCAGCGGCAGCGGGTGGCCATCGCCCGGGCACTGGCCCCCTCGCCATCCGTCCTGCTCTGCGACGAGGCCACGAGCGCGCTGGACTCGGTCTCCACCGATTCGGTGCTGGCGCTCATCCGCGAGCTGACCGAGGAGCTCGGTCTCACGACCGTCCTGATCACCCACGAGATGGACGTGGTGAAGAAGGTCTGCGACGCGGTGATCCTGCTCGAGGGCGGACGGGTCGTCGACCGGGGCCTGATCTCCGAGGTGCTGAGCCGACCGGACTCGCCGCTGGCCACCCGGTTGCTGCCGCCGCTGTCCCCGGTCGACGACCCGGACCTGGTCGACCTCACCGTCGGCGGCCCGGGCAGCGACGCCATCGTCGCCGACCTGGTGCGCGAGTTCGGGGTCGGGGTGGCCGTCGTCGGCGGTTCGGTCGAGGACCTCGGAGGCGTCCGGTTCGGTCGCCTCCGGCTCCGGCTGGACGGCGATCCCGCCCTCGTGGCCGCCGCCCGGGCCTGGGTGGCGGAGGAACGGACCCGAGAAGACCTGACCACCGAAGGAGTCGCCCGATGA
- a CDS encoding patatin-like phospholipase family protein, with translation MAETTRRGSRTPEATPRPEPVVGLALGGGGARGLCHIGVVRVLEDLGIRPGVVSGTSMGGLIGAFIAAGYTAEQMAVIATDLRWRKLIDWNPLSGRVINTESFQRWLQDLLPATFEELDLRLVLTATDITDGRIHYSQQGDLIQALRATTAYPGAIEPVAIGRARLVDGGLLNQIPVDGALLLGADRVLAVNATPLAELDHPEQDAGAPRRKYRLGALRELLRAADIMQAQLTMARLSFYKPDLVLDPHIDGVEIADFHRAKSAISAGEEAALARAEELRELFG, from the coding sequence ATGGCCGAGACGACGAGACGGGGTTCCCGCACGCCCGAGGCCACCCCGCGCCCGGAGCCGGTGGTGGGGCTGGCGCTGGGTGGCGGCGGCGCCCGCGGGTTGTGCCACATCGGCGTCGTGCGGGTGCTGGAGGACCTCGGGATCCGACCCGGCGTGGTGTCTGGCACGAGCATGGGCGGCCTGATCGGCGCCTTCATCGCGGCCGGATACACGGCGGAGCAGATGGCGGTGATCGCCACCGACCTGCGGTGGCGCAAGCTGATCGACTGGAACCCGCTGTCCGGGCGGGTGATCAACACCGAGAGCTTCCAGCGGTGGCTGCAGGACCTGCTCCCGGCCACCTTCGAGGAGCTGGACCTCCGGCTGGTGCTCACCGCGACCGACATCACCGACGGTCGGATCCACTACAGCCAGCAGGGCGACCTGATCCAGGCGCTGCGCGCCACGACCGCCTACCCCGGCGCGATCGAGCCGGTGGCGATCGGCCGGGCCCGGCTGGTCGACGGCGGGCTGCTCAACCAGATCCCGGTCGACGGCGCGCTCCTGCTGGGTGCCGACCGCGTCCTGGCGGTCAACGCCACCCCGCTGGCCGAGCTGGACCACCCGGAGCAGGACGCCGGTGCCCCGCGGCGCAAGTACCGCCTGGGCGCCCTGCGGGAGCTGTTGCGGGCGGCCGACATCATGCAGGCCCAGCTGACCATGGCCCGGCTCTCCTTCTACAAGCCGGACCTGGTGCTGGACCCGCACATCGACGGCGTGGAGATCGCCGACTTCCACCGGGCCAAGTCGGCCATCTCGGCCGGCGAGGAGGCCGCCCTGGCCCGGGCGGAGGAACTGCGCGAGCTGTTCGGGTGA